caataaaTCATTGGTGTCTTACACATCTTTCATGTATTTCAGAAGGGTTATATGGTTGAGTAAAGGTTATTTTGATTCAAGTTGGTTGCTACtgctatgagttgggtttgacttGAATTTTCTGCATTTGATTCATATACCTCATATTTCAAAGAAAGCAGTTTGCCTTTACCTAGCCATAAGATTATACTACCACTTAGCTTAAAGTCCTACTTGATCCTAAAGGTGCATGGCTGGTATGTGTTTGGGATAAAAACTAGGGATGAGAATGGTATTAACCTTATGTTTCCAGGAATTCAACATCCTTTCCTAGAGATCTTTTTCCATTGTTTTAGTGGCTGTTTTTGTATACACATGTGATATTCTTAAaacttcttctttcctttttgttcaTATGTGATTTGAAGAGAGAAACCATTACTTCTATGTGTGTTCCTTCAGAGTGTTGATGACATAAGAGAGGTTTTGGAGTAGAGGCTCTAATCTAGATTATTCTTGATCTATGCATGTTTGGAAAAGCCGGTTTGATTGGATGGGCTATGCACACACACACTCCAAAAGTGAAGCTAGTGAAAGCTCTTTAATATGATAAATAGTATCCCAactcaaaaattgaaagttcattTGTATGATATAATGAGAAAGTAGACTAACATTTGCTGCAGGAATTTTCAGGAAACCTTTGACTTTTGTGGGTAGAGTCACTGCAAACCCACACGAGAGTAAACTCGTCCACTCGGGTGACCTAGGGGTTCAAAGACTTGCTGCACATGGGAAGTGCAGTCGTGTAGCCTACGAAAGTGGCttgtattttagttttaatttttcacttttagtAGACATGGGTGCTTTGCGGATTGCTAGGGACTAGCAAGATTTAAGTTGGGGGGTgtgataacgccttaaaatgtatacttgttatatatttatatgagtgttatctccttattattatgcttaatttgtataattaagccatgatttgcattagtccctactatttatctttacataatttcttgaataaaatgctattcattgtgtgtaattttctacttttaggaaattatgtgaaaaagatgagtttacaggaatttgtgagagaatggaggtcaaactagaattaaagtggagctaaaagaccatgcttaaatgtctaaggaggtgcagctggagtgcttggatcgtctaccatgattggagcttcaaataaggaaagaaatcaaagaagcagaatctgaagaggaaaaatctgatttgagcactgatcagtattttgggcgtatctctcttctcaaaaatccaattgacacaaggctAGATGGTTTGgaaccgtgacttaaatatctacaactttccagttttgagtttttcgaaattctcaatttttgaaggccgaaattaactcacaagttaccgctgtaaacctggacggaaattaaaatagtaaatgttttattttttgggggacacttagacattagggtttttgaagggaggctggtagaacgaattttggagagaaaaccttgtatttttctttctctaatggcagcctaaactctttgttagggctaggggttatgtttcttctatatggtatgaatattcaatgtgattctttctaggattttatctacgacatatttgattgttcaattagatttcttttgatgtattagttcttctatgctttcaataagttcaatcatgtttttcttattgtttagatgaatttataatagtttcaaatagaaatcaggatttaaagtgaatgggtttctgaaaacttttctaacagCATTATTAATcgaggttatcatgcgttcttgaattgtctcagttcaaccgaatcataagtttttaattgtataagaacaatcagttatgaaataaatattttcttagatcacaaagaatttcatatcaatatagggaaacaccccgatgccctaatatttacattattgatttaaatcagttattattattattcttgttaacaatcaccaagcaaaagtatttttcttattcacccaaattgttatttaattatattgtctttgaatttaccctgctccttgtggttcgacctcggtactccgagaattatattgctacgatctcttacacttgggagtgagcaagcaaaAGGCTAGCTTTTCCATCGTTGGGTATCATCCTTCTACCCCTCTTAGCACTCGACTTGTATAATAAACCGACTTCTGTATCTTCCCTTTTTCTCTAATCAACGTTGAGCTCACTGCATGCAGGGACACCGctaaatacaaatataattcTTCGCCTGGTATAGACGGGCTTAACAGAGGAGCTGCTATGAGGTAGGCCTTGAGGTCTTAAAAGGTCTTTTGACACTCGTCTGTCCATTCAAATGCCttcttaaaaatcttaaaaaatggTAAGCACTTGTCAATAGCTTTAGAGATAAACCTGTTAAAGGTAGCAACTCATCCGGTGAGAGATTGGACTTCTTTGATGTTCCTTGGTGGCTCCATATTCAGTATTGCCTAGATTTTATCGGGATTTTCCTCAATTCCTCTATGTGAGACCATGAACCCAAGAAACTTAATAGGAGAACTCCAAAAGCACACTAGCTCAGATTCAACTTCATGTTATATCGTCTAAGCATATCAAAGGTCTCTTGAAGGTCATCCAGATGCATTTCCTCATCCAAACTCTTTACCAGCATATCATTTACATAAACTTCCACATTCCATCCAATCTGTGGATGAAACATATGGTTAACTAGCCTTTGATAAATTGCTCCTGCGTTCTTCAAACCGAAGGACATCACCTTATAACAAAATAAGCCTTGTCTGGTAATGAAAGACGTCTTCTCTTGGTCTACCTCGTCCATCCTTATTTGATTATTGCCtaagaaggcgtccatgaaacTTAGCAATTTATGACCCATAGTTGAGTCCACTAGCTGGTTAATGTGTGGCAACAGATAGCTATCCTTTGGACAAGTTTTGTTCAaatcggtgaagtccacgcacatcctccacttACCATTAGTTTTCTTAACCATGACCACATTGGCCAACCAGTCCAGGTAGTAAACTTCCCGGATAAATTCTGCCATGGTCAACTTCTGGACTTCCTCCCTAATAGCCTTATCTCGTTCGGGAGCAAAAACCCTCTTCTTTTGACACACAGGCTTCGAGGAAGGATACACATTCAGATGGTGGGTGATTACACTTGGGTTAATACCTGACATTtcctcgtgactccatgcaaacacatccatgctctttttttaaaaatggacaAGGTGTTGCTTCGTCTTCATTTTCATGCTTGTTCCAATCCTTGTGAACTTCTCGGGGTTGCTTTTGTCCAAAGGAACATCTTCCAACGCCTCTATGGGCTCCATGGTAACCCTTCTCTCATCTATGCTCATCGTCTGCACGTGCTCGTCCATGGCCAGCTAGATAGCATTCTCTAGTGGCTAATTGGTCTTCTTGCACTTGACCCACTCCGTAATCTGTTGGGAACTTAATAGACAAATGGTAAGTAGATGTTACTACCTTCCAACTGTTTAAAGTCAGTCTTCCAATGATAGCATTGTATGACGATCAACAGTCCAAGACAAGAAAGTTTACTTCTTTGGTTATCTATTGTGGATATGCTCTAACCACCACTAGTAACATAATGGCACCCACGGGCTGCACTTTCATCTCTCCAAATCCTACCAAGGGTGAATTTACTGGACGAAGTTGGTCTCGTCCAAGCCTTATTTGCTAGAAAGCAAGATAATATAAGATGTTCGCCGAACTTCCATTGTCCACCAACACTCTTCTGGCTGTATAATTAGCAATAAACAAAGTGATGACGATCACGTCATCATATGGGTGGTGAACCCTTTCAGTATCCTCGTTCGTGAATGTAATGGCTTACTCATCTATTACCCTCATCCTTGGGGATCGTCTTGAAAGTTGAACATTTTGCACTACCTTTAAGTACATCTTCCTTAACTTGGAAGATTGTCCTATCGAGGTCCCTAATAtgataagagcatccacagcagtggagctaaaaatttagttttttagctccaccaaaagttactttatctattttacctacatacatgctgcagcagtggatctattttagctttaacacaataaaataatataaacatcacaataaaataatatatccattaaaataaaataatatatccactacaataaaataatatatcttatacaataaacaacaaccacaaccaccttcAACCGCCACCGTCACCGCCGCCACCACCATcaccgccgccgccgccaccaTCGCCGCCACCACCATCGCCGCCGCCGCCATCGCCGACGACTTTTTTTCCACCGCCGTCGTCGCCGTCGCCGCCGCCACCGCCACCAACGACTCTTTttccgccgccgccgccgcatgatagcaaataatcgtctagtgttatatttttttttaatcccaaattatactcatacattttttttttagtaaaacaatttttcaattatCATGATAACGTATTATCGTCTCAATTATCCGGAAGCAACCTTGAAATAATGTGAACTATGAAATGAAGGAACTTTATAATGTAGTCCATAGATTTATaagaaaacatagaaaataaaatacatattataGCAAGAACAATGTAGTCCATAGATTTGCTCACATACATAATTcaaaccaaattacaataaaactcaCACTCGCACAAGTTCTTATGACTCATACTAAACCcacatacaaaaaagaaagttccTACGACTCGCCTTGCAATTGCCATAAATGTTCAATAAGGTCCGACTGGAGTTGAAAATGGATTTCTCGGTCTCTAATGCGTCCATGCCTCTCAATGTATGACAAAAATTCATCACTTTGTTCACGTAACATTTGCAGAGGAGGATTATCCACTCCATCATTTTGTTCATAATCCAAATCTACCACTTCATTATCATCCCGCTCATCTTCTCGCTCATCTTCAACAATCATATTATGGAGAATTATGCACGCTTTCATGATCTTTTTGAGTGTTTCAAGATGAAAAAACCGTGCAGGTCCACGGACAATTGCGAAACGTGCTTGAAGCACTCCAAATGCACGCTCAACATCCTTCCTATACGCCTCTTGGGCTGCTGCAAATAATTTATACTTATGTCTTTGTGGAGCTGGGATTGTTTTCACAAATGTTGCCCACTTTGGATATATACCATCAGCAAGGTAATATCCCATAGTGTAGTCATGACCATTAATTGAGTACTGTATTGTAGGAGCACGTCCTTCAGCCAATTCATTAAATACATGAGATCGCTCTAAcacattaatatcattatttgaCCCAGGTAATCCAAAAAATGCATGCCATATCCAAAGATCATATGATGCTACTGCCTCTAAAATAATAGTAGGCTCACGAATATGACCACAATATTAACCTTTCCATGTAGATGGACAATTTTTCCACTTCCAATGCATGCAATCAATTGAACCTAACATACCTGGAAAACCTCGACGTTCGCCGTGAGCTAACAGTCTAGCAATGTCTTCATTGTTTGGCTTTCTCAAGTATTCTTCAGAGAAAACATCAATTACCGCagtaacaaattttttcaaactttctaaTGCAGTAGTTTCTCCAATCCGCACATATTCATCTATCAAATCACCCGATACTCCATACGCAAGCATTCTAAGTGCAGCAGTTATCTTTTGCAATGAAGATAAACCAAGTTTGTTagcactatttcttttttggacaaAATAAGAGTCATGAGCTTCAACTTGAGATTGAAtacgaagaaaaagagaacgcTTCATTCGAAATCTCCTACGAAATAAAGTAGGTGGATATACTGGTGTGAGAgcaaaataatcaagaaaaagcCTCTCATGGCCTACCAAATGATTACGTTGGATAGAACGACGACGACGCTTAGGTTGTGATGCTTCCATAACAAGTTCTTCGATTATCTCATCTTCATCTGAGTCATCAAGAAGGAACTTGCGAATCACAAAGTGATTCATGGATGCAACCTTCAAGACAATTGAAAATCAATTATTACTATAGATGCAAGATTAAAATTAAGTGACATAAaccacattaaaataaatataactaaTTCACGCACAAAtcacaacacaaacacatacatctaaaaataaaaa
This genomic stretch from Quercus lobata isolate SW786 chromosome 3, ValleyOak3.0 Primary Assembly, whole genome shotgun sequence harbors:
- the LOC115980819 gene encoding uncharacterized protein LOC115980819, which translates into the protein MLKDQPKFADPNNARSRSYVPPTSEAISISEGDCGSGLGDTSNLERPIGRKAEKAIRKNKATGKDVGEYLNKKLKLIEDVTRLEEEKMSLRGKNLQLKRQVASMNHFVIRKFLLDDSDEDEIIEELVMEASQPKRRRRSIQRNHLVGHERLFLDYFALTPVYPPTLFRRRFRMKRSLFLRIQSQVEAHDSYFVQKRNSANKLGLSSLQKITAALRMLAYGVSGDLIDEYVRIGETTALESLKKFVTAVIDVFSEEYLRKPNNEDIARLLAHGERRGFPEAVASYDLWIWHAFFGLPGSNNDINVLERSHVFNELAEGRAPTIQYSINGHDYTMGYYLADGIYPKWATFVKTIPAPQRHKYKLFAAAQEAYRKDVERAFGVLQARFAIVRGPARFFHLETLKKIMKACIILHNMIVEDEREDERDDNEVVDLDYEQNDGVDNPPLQMLREQSDEFLSYIERHGRIRDREIHFQLQSDLIEHLWQLQGES